The Rhodopseudomonas palustris genome window below encodes:
- a CDS encoding 3'(2'),5'-bisphosphate nucleotidase CysQ family protein, producing MTAAFDQPAIVSSAHAATLLEPLTELVLRAGAAIMAIPRDAKVTQKPDGSPVTPADLAADRVIAEGLAKIAPHVPVLSEECCSKGRPTLGSFFVVDPLDGTKEYIAGRDEFTVNLALVCDGLPVLGIVGAPAQGIAWRGAVGHGAERLTVAADGISFTATPIRTRALPQPGEPWIATVSRSHLDAATVAFIDARPGAVHTTLGSSLKFCWIAEGKADIYPRLASICEWDIAAGAAIAIAAGGKVTDRTGAPLRFDEPRPNFIVPEFIAWGDRNGS from the coding sequence ATGACTGCCGCGTTCGACCAGCCCGCCATCGTTTCCTCCGCGCACGCCGCAACTCTGCTCGAGCCGCTCACCGAGCTGGTGCTGCGCGCCGGTGCGGCGATCATGGCGATCCCCCGTGACGCCAAGGTCACCCAGAAGCCCGACGGCTCGCCGGTGACGCCCGCCGATCTCGCCGCCGACCGGGTGATCGCCGAGGGGCTGGCGAAGATCGCGCCGCACGTCCCGGTGCTGTCGGAGGAATGCTGCAGCAAGGGGCGGCCGACATTAGGGAGTTTCTTCGTGGTCGATCCGCTCGACGGGACCAAGGAGTACATCGCCGGCCGCGACGAATTCACCGTCAACCTGGCGCTGGTGTGCGATGGCCTGCCGGTGCTCGGCATCGTCGGCGCGCCGGCTCAGGGGATCGCCTGGCGCGGCGCGGTCGGCCATGGCGCCGAACGGCTGACGGTCGCCGCTGACGGGATCAGCTTCACCGCCACCCCGATCCGCACCCGGGCGCTGCCGCAGCCGGGCGAGCCGTGGATCGCCACGGTCAGCCGGTCGCATCTCGATGCCGCCACCGTCGCCTTCATCGACGCCCGCCCCGGCGCCGTGCACACGACGCTGGGATCGTCGTTGAAATTCTGCTGGATCGCCGAGGGCAAGGCCGACATCTACCCGCGGCTGGCATCGATCTGTGAATGGGACATCGCGGCCGGCGCCGCGATCGCGATCGCCGCGGGCGGCAAGGTGACCGACCGGACCGGCGCACCGCTGCGGTTCGACGAACCGCGGCCGAACTTCATCGTGCCGGAGTTCATCGCCTGGGGCGATCGCAACGGCAGCTAA
- a CDS encoding YHS domain-containing (seleno)protein: MTAQRQERNRMRLRIALIGLLGLVAVCSSAPTTVLAGTTERLVVDRTTGLAIDGFDPVAYFTDHQARQGQSEFEASAKGAVWRFCNDDNRKFFLARPDIYGPQFGGYDPVAVARGVPLAGNALIWLISGQRLYLFDREENRDAFAASPERYLHDARERWPGLLATLAE; encoded by the coding sequence ATGACGGCACAGCGGCAGGAACGGAACCGGATGCGCCTTCGAATCGCCTTGATCGGACTGCTCGGCCTCGTTGCCGTCTGCAGTTCTGCGCCCACGACCGTGCTCGCCGGTACGACCGAGCGCCTCGTGGTCGATCGCACCACCGGTCTTGCGATCGATGGCTTCGATCCGGTGGCGTATTTCACCGATCATCAGGCGCGGCAAGGCCAATCCGAGTTCGAGGCCTCCGCAAAAGGCGCGGTCTGGCGGTTCTGCAACGACGACAACCGCAAGTTCTTTCTCGCCCGGCCGGATATCTACGGCCCGCAGTTCGGCGGCTACGATCCGGTCGCGGTGGCGCGCGGCGTGCCGCTGGCCGGCAACGCGCTGATCTGGCTGATCAGCGGCCAGCGGCTGTATCTGTTCGACCGCGAGGAAAACCGCGACGCCTTCGCGGCTAGTCCGGAGCGCTATCTCCACGACGCCCGCGAGCGCTGGCCGGGACTGTTGGCGACGCTCGCCGAATAG
- a CDS encoding CheR family methyltransferase, giving the protein MNPQDYDFLRKLLKERSGLDLSADKQYLVESRLLPLARRLSLGGISDLVQKMKGMGAESLISDVVEAMTTNETFFFRDKVPFDHLREEMLPALLQARAARRSLRIWCAASSTGQEPYSIAMTLKELGPAVAGWRFEIIATDLSPQVLEKSKSGLFSQFEVQRGLPIQLLVKYFKQAGEVWELSPEIRAMVQHRQLNLLHDFSSLGTFDIVFCRNVLIYFDQTTKVAILERIAKRLEPDGYLTLGAAETVVGLTDAFKPHNSRRGVYLPNLKSAPSIVPAFPATSALSSLRAG; this is encoded by the coding sequence GTGAACCCACAGGATTACGATTTCCTCCGCAAGCTCCTGAAGGAGCGTTCCGGGCTCGATCTGTCGGCCGACAAACAATATTTGGTCGAGAGCCGACTGCTGCCGCTGGCGCGTCGGCTCAGCCTCGGGGGCATCAGCGACCTGGTGCAGAAGATGAAGGGGATGGGCGCAGAGTCGCTGATCTCCGACGTCGTCGAGGCGATGACCACCAACGAAACATTCTTCTTCCGCGACAAGGTGCCGTTCGATCACCTGCGTGAGGAGATGCTGCCGGCGCTGCTGCAGGCGCGCGCGGCGCGGCGATCGCTGCGGATCTGGTGCGCGGCGTCGTCGACCGGCCAGGAGCCGTATTCGATCGCGATGACCCTGAAAGAGCTTGGCCCGGCTGTGGCCGGCTGGCGGTTCGAGATCATCGCCACCGATCTGTCGCCGCAGGTTCTGGAGAAATCCAAGTCGGGCCTGTTCAGCCAGTTCGAAGTCCAGCGCGGGCTGCCGATCCAGCTGTTGGTGAAGTACTTCAAGCAGGCCGGCGAGGTGTGGGAGCTCAGCCCCGAGATCCGCGCCATGGTGCAGCATCGTCAGCTCAACCTGCTGCACGACTTCTCGTCGCTTGGCACCTTCGACATCGTGTTCTGCCGCAACGTGCTGATCTATTTCGATCAGACCACCAAGGTCGCCATTCTGGAGCGGATCGCCAAGCGGCTCGAGCCGGACGGCTATCTGACCCTCGGCGCCGCCGAGACCGTGGTGGGTTTGACCGACGCGTTCAAGCCGCACAATTCGCGCCGCGGCGTGTATCTGCCGAACCTGAAGTCGGCGCCGTCGATCGTCCCGGCATTCCCCGCGACCTCCGCCCTCAGCAGCCTGCGCGCCGGCTGA
- the fliI gene encoding flagellar protein export ATPase FliI, with translation MKALAEQIGDIDSVNTYGRVVGVRGLMVEIAGPIHAMSVGARIVVETGANRAIPCEVIGFTGNNAIVMPFAGLEGVRRGCRAIIANAAAQVRPSPHWLGRVVNALGEPIDGKGPLVQGPSPMPFRNQPPPAHSRKRVGMPLDLGVRALNTFLTCCRGQRMGIFAGSGVGKSVLLSMLARNVDAAVSVIGLIGERGREVQEFLQDDLGEEGLARSVVVVATSDEPALMRRQAAYLTLAIAEYFRDNDKDVLCLMDSVTRFAMAQREIGLSAGEPPTAKGYTPTVFTELPKLLERAGPGLGEGTITGIFTVLVDGDDHNEPVADAVRGILDGHIVMQRSIAERGRYPAINVLKSVSRTMPKSADPVYLPMIKRARQIMATYADMEELIRLGAYRPGSSAEVDEAVRLHEPLEDFLRQGKDEATSLQSGYAQLEQILSNSETER, from the coding sequence ATGAAGGCCTTGGCGGAACAGATCGGCGACATCGACAGCGTCAATACCTATGGACGCGTCGTCGGCGTGCGCGGTCTGATGGTCGAGATCGCCGGGCCGATTCACGCGATGAGCGTTGGCGCACGCATCGTTGTCGAAACCGGCGCCAACCGTGCGATCCCGTGCGAAGTGATCGGCTTCACCGGTAACAACGCCATCGTCATGCCGTTCGCAGGACTTGAAGGCGTGCGCCGCGGCTGCCGTGCGATCATCGCGAACGCTGCCGCTCAGGTGCGACCGTCGCCGCATTGGCTCGGCCGCGTTGTTAACGCTTTGGGCGAACCGATCGACGGCAAGGGGCCGCTGGTACAAGGTCCGTCGCCGATGCCGTTCCGCAATCAGCCGCCGCCGGCGCATTCGCGCAAGCGCGTCGGCATGCCGCTCGATCTCGGCGTGCGTGCACTCAACACCTTTCTCACCTGCTGCCGTGGGCAGCGCATGGGTATTTTCGCCGGTTCCGGCGTTGGTAAGTCCGTGCTGCTGTCGATGCTTGCTCGCAACGTCGATGCCGCGGTGTCGGTGATCGGGCTGATCGGCGAACGCGGCCGTGAGGTGCAAGAGTTCCTGCAGGATGACCTCGGCGAGGAAGGTCTCGCGCGTTCCGTGGTTGTGGTCGCGACGTCGGACGAGCCAGCGCTGATGCGGCGGCAGGCGGCGTATCTGACGTTGGCGATCGCCGAATACTTCCGCGACAACGACAAGGACGTGCTGTGCCTGATGGACTCGGTCACGCGTTTTGCGATGGCGCAGCGTGAGATCGGGCTGTCGGCCGGCGAGCCGCCGACCGCCAAAGGCTACACGCCGACAGTGTTCACCGAACTGCCGAAGCTGCTCGAACGCGCCGGGCCCGGGCTGGGCGAAGGCACCATCACCGGCATCTTCACCGTGCTGGTCGACGGCGACGATCACAACGAGCCGGTCGCCGACGCGGTGCGCGGCATTCTCGATGGCCACATTGTGATGCAGCGCTCGATTGCCGAGCGCGGCCGCTATCCGGCCATCAACGTGCTGAAGTCGGTGTCTCGAACCATGCCGAAATCGGCCGATCCGGTTTATCTGCCGATGATCAAGCGTGCGCGACAGATCATGGCGACCTACGCCGACATGGAAGAGCTGATCCGGCTCGGCGCCTATCGCCCCGGCTCGAGCGCAGAGGTCGATGAGGCGGTGCGGCTGCACGAGCCGCTGGAGGATTTCCTCCGCCAAGGCAAGGACGAGGCGACCAGCTTGCAGTCAGGATATGCCCAACTGGAGCAGATCCTGAGTAATTCGGAAACGGAACGCTAA
- the chpT gene encoding histidine phosphotransferase ChpT translates to MSDTQSPAVQAPAPDALELAALLCSRVCHDLISPVGAIVNGLEVLDDSSKQEDRDFALELIRKSAKTASARLQFCRLAFGAAGSAGAQIDLGDAQNMARGHLEDDKTKLAWNLPRLLLAKNRVKLLLNMLVIAQQTIPRGGTLTVDPIGEGDNLSFRIVAAGINARTPHNIVDLLNGTQSGPIESHGVQPYYTRLLAQACGLTVSLAPEGDTMVVTAS, encoded by the coding sequence ATGTCCGACACCCAATCTCCCGCTGTGCAGGCTCCCGCACCCGACGCGCTGGAGCTCGCGGCGCTGCTGTGTTCGCGGGTGTGCCACGATCTCATCAGCCCGGTCGGTGCGATCGTCAATGGCCTGGAAGTGCTCGACGACAGCTCCAAACAGGAAGATCGCGATTTCGCGCTCGAATTGATTCGAAAGAGCGCCAAAACTGCATCGGCCCGGCTGCAGTTCTGCCGGCTGGCGTTCGGTGCGGCCGGTTCGGCCGGCGCGCAGATCGATCTCGGCGACGCGCAGAACATGGCGCGCGGTCACCTCGAAGACGACAAGACCAAGCTGGCGTGGAATCTGCCGCGGCTGCTGCTCGCCAAGAACCGCGTCAAGCTGCTGCTCAACATGCTGGTGATTGCTCAGCAGACGATTCCGCGCGGTGGTACGCTGACGGTCGATCCGATCGGCGAGGGCGACAATTTGTCGTTCCGCATCGTTGCGGCTGGTATTAATGCCCGCACGCCGCACAACATCGTCGATCTGCTCAACGGGACGCAGAGCGGCCCGATCGAGTCGCACGGCGTGCAGCCGTACTACACGCGGCTGCTCGCGCAGGCCTGCGGATTGACCGTGTCACTTGCGCCGGAAGGCGACACCATGGTGGTAACTGCGTCCTGA
- a CDS encoding response regulator: MKTCLVVDDSSVIRKVARRILEGLDFEIVEAEDGEKALEACKHGLPDAVLLDWNMPVMDGYEFLRNLRRMPGGDAPKVVFCTTENDVAHIARALHAGANEYIMKPFDKDIVTAKFQEVGLI, translated from the coding sequence ATGAAGACATGTCTGGTGGTCGACGACTCGAGCGTCATCCGGAAGGTCGCGCGGCGCATCCTTGAAGGTCTCGACTTCGAGATCGTCGAAGCTGAAGACGGCGAGAAGGCGCTCGAAGCCTGCAAGCACGGGCTGCCCGATGCCGTTCTGCTCGATTGGAACATGCCGGTGATGGATGGCTACGAGTTCCTGCGCAACCTGCGCCGGATGCCCGGTGGCGACGCGCCGAAGGTGGTGTTCTGCACCACCGAGAACGACGTCGCGCACATCGCGCGGGCGCTGCATGCCGGCGCCAACGAGTACATCATGAAGCCGTTCGACAAAGACATCGTCACGGCGAAGTTTCAGGAAGTCGGCCTGATCTGA
- a CDS encoding chemotaxis protein CheW, translated as MSRTIDAISGNTTQFATAMIGGQLFGLPISRVQDVFMPERLTRVPLAPDDVAGVLNLRGRIVTAIDMRARLGLPKNQDGKPPMAMGVDLRGESYGLLIDSIGEVLTLPDEGRETNPVNLDPRMASFANGVHRLDGQLMVVLDVDKVLEIATQRMAA; from the coding sequence ATGAGCCGCACCATCGACGCGATCAGCGGCAACACCACCCAGTTCGCCACCGCGATGATCGGCGGGCAGCTGTTCGGGCTGCCGATCAGCCGGGTGCAGGACGTGTTCATGCCGGAACGGCTGACCCGGGTGCCGCTGGCGCCGGACGATGTCGCCGGCGTTCTCAACCTGCGCGGCCGGATCGTCACCGCGATCGACATGCGGGCCCGGCTCGGCCTGCCCAAGAACCAGGACGGCAAGCCGCCGATGGCGATGGGCGTCGACCTGCGCGGCGAATCCTACGGCCTTCTGATCGACTCCATCGGCGAAGTGCTGACCCTGCCGGACGAGGGCCGCGAGACCAACCCGGTCAACCTCGATCCCCGCATGGCCTCCTTCGCCAACGGCGTCCACCGCCTCGACGGACAGCTCATGGTCGTCCTCGACGTCGACAAAGTGCTCGAAATCGCAACTCAACGTATGGCTGCATAA
- a CDS encoding DUF1134 domain-containing protein: MSFVTRRAALAFVALAALNVPAVAQQQPLPPKSPAGPNTYGPDELVGAGHRFFGNVSRGLASVIERAVSQWGLPNGYVLGEEGSGAFVAGLRYGEGTLYTKNAGDLKVYWQGPSVGFDWGGNGARTMTLVYNLPSTNAIYQRFGGIDGSAYVVGGFGMTALTANGIVLVPIQSGIGLRLGANIGYLKFTPSATWNPF, encoded by the coding sequence ATGAGCTTCGTGACGCGTCGCGCCGCGCTGGCCTTTGTTGCGCTGGCGGCCCTGAATGTGCCGGCTGTGGCGCAGCAACAGCCATTGCCACCGAAGTCTCCCGCCGGCCCGAACACCTATGGGCCGGACGAACTGGTCGGCGCCGGCCACCGCTTCTTCGGCAACGTCTCGCGCGGCCTCGCCTCGGTGATCGAGCGCGCGGTCAGCCAGTGGGGCCTGCCCAACGGCTATGTGCTCGGCGAGGAAGGCTCGGGCGCCTTCGTGGCCGGCCTACGCTACGGCGAAGGCACGCTCTACACCAAGAACGCCGGCGACCTGAAAGTGTACTGGCAGGGCCCGTCGGTCGGCTTCGACTGGGGCGGCAACGGCGCCCGCACCATGACGCTGGTTTACAACCTGCCCTCCACCAACGCGATCTATCAGCGGTTCGGCGGCATCGACGGCTCGGCCTATGTGGTCGGCGGCTTCGGCATGACCGCGCTGACTGCCAACGGCATCGTGCTGGTGCCGATCCAGTCCGGCATCGGCCTGCGGCTCGGCGCCAATATCGGCTACCTGAAGTTCACCCCCTCGGCGACCTGGAATCCGTTCTGA
- the ctrA gene encoding response regulator transcription factor CtrA: MRVLLIEDDSATAQSIELMLKSESFNVYTTDLGEEGVDLGKLYDYDIILLDLNLPDMSGYDVLKQLRVSKIKTPILILSGLAGIEDKVKGLGVGADDYMTKPFHKDELVARIHAIVRRSKGHAQSVIQTGDLVVNLDTKTVEVGGQRVHLTGKEYQMLELLSLRKGTTLTKEMFLNHLYGGMDEPELKIIDVFICKLRKKLANASDGRNFIETVWGRGYVLREPSEDDVRIPA; the protein is encoded by the coding sequence ATGCGCGTATTGCTGATTGAAGATGACAGCGCGACTGCGCAGTCGATCGAATTGATGCTCAAATCCGAGAGTTTCAATGTCTACACGACGGATCTCGGTGAAGAAGGCGTCGACCTCGGCAAGCTGTACGACTACGACATCATCCTGCTTGATCTGAACCTGCCGGACATGTCCGGTTATGACGTTCTCAAGCAGCTTCGCGTCTCCAAGATCAAAACCCCGATCCTGATCCTGTCCGGTCTCGCCGGCATCGAGGACAAGGTGAAGGGTCTGGGCGTCGGTGCCGACGACTACATGACCAAGCCGTTCCACAAGGACGAGCTGGTCGCGCGCATCCACGCGATCGTCCGCCGCTCGAAGGGTCACGCGCAGTCGGTGATCCAGACCGGCGATCTCGTCGTCAATCTCGACACCAAGACCGTCGAAGTCGGCGGCCAGCGCGTGCATCTGACCGGCAAGGAATATCAGATGCTGGAGCTGCTCTCCCTGCGGAAGGGCACCACGCTGACCAAGGAAATGTTCCTGAACCACCTCTACGGTGGCATGGACGAGCCGGAACTGAAGATCATCGACGTCTTCATCTGCAAGCTGCGCAAGAAGCTCGCCAACGCTTCCGACGGCCGCAACTTCATCGAGACGGTCTGGGGCCGCGGCTACGTGCTGCGCGAACCGTCCGAGGACGACGTCCGCATCCCGGCCTAA
- a CDS encoding protein-glutamate methylesterase/protein-glutamine glutaminase: protein MSVALAGSPATNSAQYEPLRVMIVDDSVVIRGLISRWVEAEPDMVVAASLRTGLDAVNQLERVRPDVAVLDIEMPELDGISALPQLLAKKRDLVVIMASTLTRRNAEISFKALSLGAADYIPKPETTREPQAADIFKHDLLQKIRSLGGRVRRRAVPGVAAPAIARDPHPAPVPHPAVATPTVASQAALVKRSFGPTAPRVLLIGSSTGGPQALMSMVADIGPVIDRFPVLITQHMPPTFTTILAEHLARASRRPAHEGIEGEAIKPGNIYLAPGGKHMRVAKQGGNPVIALDDGPPVNFCKPAVDPLFMSAIEVWQSGILAVVLTGMGSDGMRGGKDIVAAGGSVIAQDEASSVVWGMPGAVANAGVCAAVLPLNQIGPKVVRLFAGDRS from the coding sequence ATGAGCGTAGCTTTGGCAGGTAGTCCCGCTACGAATTCGGCGCAATATGAGCCGTTGCGCGTGATGATCGTTGACGACTCGGTCGTCATCCGCGGTTTGATCTCCAGATGGGTCGAGGCCGAGCCTGACATGGTGGTCGCAGCATCGCTGCGCACCGGGCTCGACGCCGTCAATCAGCTCGAACGGGTCCGCCCCGACGTTGCGGTGCTCGACATCGAAATGCCCGAACTCGATGGCATTTCGGCGCTGCCGCAGTTGCTCGCCAAGAAGCGCGACCTGGTCGTGATCATGGCGTCGACGCTGACCCGCCGCAACGCGGAGATCAGCTTCAAGGCGCTGTCGCTCGGCGCCGCCGATTACATCCCGAAGCCGGAAACTACCCGCGAGCCGCAGGCCGCCGATATCTTCAAGCACGATCTGCTGCAGAAGATCCGGTCGCTCGGCGGCCGGGTTCGCCGCCGCGCTGTGCCCGGAGTTGCTGCGCCGGCGATCGCGCGCGATCCGCATCCGGCTCCGGTGCCGCATCCCGCCGTGGCCACGCCGACCGTTGCCAGCCAGGCTGCGCTGGTGAAGCGTTCGTTCGGTCCGACCGCGCCGCGCGTTCTGCTGATCGGCTCGTCGACCGGTGGCCCGCAGGCGCTGATGTCGATGGTGGCCGATATCGGCCCGGTGATCGATCGTTTCCCGGTGCTGATCACCCAGCATATGCCGCCGACCTTCACGACCATTCTGGCCGAGCACTTGGCGCGCGCCAGCCGCCGTCCGGCGCATGAAGGTATCGAAGGCGAAGCGATCAAGCCCGGCAACATCTATCTCGCCCCCGGCGGCAAGCACATGCGTGTCGCCAAGCAGGGCGGCAATCCGGTAATCGCGCTCGACGATGGTCCGCCGGTGAACTTCTGCAAGCCTGCGGTCGATCCGTTGTTCATGTCCGCGATCGAAGTGTGGCAGAGCGGCATTCTCGCCGTGGTGCTGACCGGCATGGGTTCGGATGGCATGCGCGGCGGCAAGGACATCGTCGCGGCCGGCGGCAGCGTGATCGCGCAGGACGAAGCCTCCAGCGTGGTGTGGGGCATGCCTGGTGCGGTCGCCAATGCCGGCGTCTGCGCCGCGGTGCTGCCGCTCAATCAGATTGGTCCGAAAGTGGTGCGCCTGTTCGCAGGAGACCGCTCGTGA
- a CDS encoding hybrid sensor histidine kinase/response regulator, which yields MDDLLREFLTETFESLDTVDNQLVRFEQEPNNAKILDNIFRLVHTIKGTCGFLGLPRLEALAHAAETLMGKFRDGMPVTGEAVTLILTTIDRIKDILTQLEATQAEPEGEDGDLIGELERLSMRSPEEIAAELGGTAPVDVAEVAVAEVAAAAEAVAADANSTEGTLVAQTLERPLRPGEVSLDELERAFRETEIEMASPPLQPAVSEAPAAVAEVVAQPEPKPAKPAKPAAKPAAKKSGGEGEGAAEGGAAGGVANQSIRVNVDTLEHLMTMVSELVLTRNQLLEISRRHEDNEFKVPLQRLSTVTAELQDGVMKTRMQPIGNAWQKLPRIVRDLAAELGKHIELEMHGADTELDRQVLDLIKDPLTHMVRNSADHGLEKPEDRARAGKPEQGTIRLSAYHEGGHIVICIADNGRGLDTERIKAKALANGLVTEAELEKMTEAQIHKFIFAPGFSTAAAVTSVSGRGVGMDVVRTNIDQIGGTIEVKSVAGEGSAITIKIPLTLAIVSALIVEAGGDRFAIPQLAVVELVRARANSEHRIERIKDTPVLRLRDKLLPLIHLKKLLGIDEGANSEPENGFIVVTQVGSQTFGIVVDGVFHTEEIVVKPMSTKLRHIGMFSGNTILGDGAVIMIVDPNGIAQALGTAVSAQHDISDQAAASRNASAEQLTSLLVFRAGSSQPKAVPLSLVTRLEEIASDKIEKSNGRYMVQYRDQLMPLVLMEGVDVATSGVQPILVFADEDRSMGLVVDEIVDIVEEHLHIQVGSSRDGILGSAVIKGQATEVIDVAHFLPMAFSDWLARKEMRQTMTTRSVLLVDDSAFFRNMLGPVLKAAGYKVRVATSAVEGLAVLRSGAQFDVILTDIEMPEMNGFEFAEAIRSDTKMSSLPVIALSSLVSPAAIERGRQAGLTDYIAKFDRPGLIAALKEQTTMHATPEVLEQAA from the coding sequence ATGGACGATCTTCTTCGTGAGTTTTTGACGGAGACCTTCGAGAGCCTGGATACGGTTGACAACCAGTTGGTCCGGTTTGAGCAGGAGCCGAACAACGCGAAGATATTGGACAATATTTTTCGTCTTGTTCACACCATCAAGGGGACGTGCGGGTTTCTAGGATTGCCGCGGCTTGAAGCGCTTGCGCACGCGGCCGAGACCCTGATGGGCAAATTCCGGGACGGGATGCCGGTGACGGGAGAGGCGGTGACGCTGATCCTGACCACGATCGACCGGATCAAGGACATTCTGACCCAGCTGGAGGCGACCCAGGCCGAGCCCGAGGGTGAGGACGGCGACCTGATCGGGGAGTTGGAGCGGCTGTCGATGCGCTCGCCGGAGGAGATCGCGGCCGAGCTCGGCGGCACGGCGCCGGTGGACGTCGCCGAGGTTGCTGTGGCCGAAGTTGCAGCTGCTGCCGAAGCTGTTGCGGCCGACGCCAATTCGACCGAAGGCACCCTGGTGGCGCAGACGCTGGAGCGTCCGCTGCGGCCGGGCGAAGTGTCGCTGGATGAGCTGGAGCGCGCCTTCCGCGAGACCGAGATCGAGATGGCTTCCCCGCCGCTGCAGCCGGCCGTGAGCGAGGCTCCGGCGGCCGTGGCCGAGGTGGTTGCACAGCCTGAGCCGAAGCCGGCCAAGCCCGCCAAACCCGCCGCCAAGCCGGCGGCGAAGAAGTCCGGCGGCGAAGGCGAGGGCGCGGCGGAAGGTGGTGCCGCCGGCGGCGTCGCCAACCAGTCGATCCGGGTCAACGTCGATACCCTCGAACATCTGATGACGATGGTGTCGGAGCTGGTGCTGACCCGTAACCAGCTGCTGGAGATCAGCCGGCGCCACGAGGACAACGAGTTCAAGGTGCCGCTGCAGCGCCTCTCCACAGTCACGGCCGAGCTGCAGGACGGGGTGATGAAGACCCGGATGCAGCCGATCGGCAACGCCTGGCAGAAGCTGCCGCGCATCGTCCGGGATCTGGCCGCTGAACTCGGCAAGCACATCGAGCTGGAGATGCACGGTGCCGACACCGAGCTCGACCGCCAGGTGCTCGACCTGATCAAGGACCCGCTCACCCACATGGTGCGCAACTCCGCCGACCACGGGCTGGAGAAGCCCGAGGACCGGGCGCGCGCCGGCAAGCCCGAGCAGGGCACCATCCGCCTGTCCGCCTATCACGAGGGCGGCCATATCGTGATCTGCATCGCCGACAACGGCCGCGGGCTGGACACCGAACGGATCAAGGCCAAGGCCTTGGCCAACGGTCTGGTCACCGAGGCCGAACTCGAGAAGATGACCGAGGCGCAGATCCACAAGTTCATCTTCGCGCCGGGCTTCTCGACCGCTGCCGCCGTCACCTCGGTGTCCGGCCGCGGCGTCGGCATGGACGTGGTGCGGACCAATATCGACCAGATCGGCGGCACGATTGAAGTGAAGTCGGTCGCCGGCGAAGGCTCGGCGATCACCATCAAGATCCCGCTGACCCTGGCGATCGTCTCGGCCCTGATCGTGGAGGCCGGCGGTGACCGGTTTGCGATCCCGCAGCTGGCGGTGGTCGAACTGGTGCGGGCGCGGGCCAACTCCGAGCACCGCATCGAGCGGATCAAGGACACGCCCGTTCTTCGTCTACGCGACAAGCTGCTGCCGCTGATCCATCTGAAGAAGCTGCTCGGCATCGACGAGGGCGCCAATAGCGAGCCGGAGAACGGCTTCATCGTTGTGACCCAGGTCGGCAGCCAGACCTTCGGCATCGTGGTCGACGGCGTGTTCCACACCGAAGAAATCGTCGTCAAGCCGATGTCGACCAAGCTGCGGCACATCGGGATGTTCTCGGGCAACACCATCCTGGGCGACGGCGCGGTGATCATGATCGTCGATCCGAACGGGATCGCGCAGGCGCTCGGCACCGCGGTGTCGGCGCAGCACGACATCTCCGATCAGGCGGCGGCGAGCCGCAACGCCTCGGCCGAACAGCTCACCTCGCTGTTGGTGTTCCGCGCCGGCTCGAGCCAGCCCAAGGCGGTGCCGCTGTCGCTGGTGACGCGCCTGGAAGAGATCGCCTCCGACAAGATCGAGAAGTCGAACGGCCGCTACATGGTGCAGTACCGCGACCAGCTGATGCCCTTGGTGCTGATGGAAGGCGTCGATGTCGCCACAAGCGGCGTGCAGCCGATCCTGGTGTTCGCCGACGAGGACCGCTCGATGGGCCTTGTGGTCGACGAGATCGTCGACATCGTCGAGGAGCATCTGCACATCCAGGTCGGCTCCAGCCGCGACGGCATTCTCGGCTCTGCGGTGATCAAGGGCCAGGCCACCGAAGTGATCGACGTCGCGCACTTCTTGCCGATGGCGTTCTCCGACTGGCTGGCGCGCAAGGAGATGCGGCAGACGATGACCACCCGCTCGGTGCTGCTGGTCGATGACAGTGCGTTCTTCCGCAACATGCTGGGTCCGGTGCTGAAGGCGGCGGGCTACAAGGTGCGGGTTGCGACCTCGGCGGTCGAGGGCCTCGCGGTGCTGCGCTCGGGTGCACAGTTCGACGTGATCCTGACCGACATCGAGATGCCGGAGATGAACGGCTTCGAGTTCGCCGAGGCGATCCGCTCCGACACCAAGATGTCGAGCCTGCCGGTGATCGCGCTGAGCTCGCTGGTGTCGCCGGCGGCGATCGAGCGCGGCCGCCAGGCCGGTCTGACCGACTACATCGCCAAGTTCGACCGTCCCGGCCTGATCGCGGCGCTGAAGGAGCAGACCACGATGCATGCGACGCCCGAAGTGCTGGAGCAGGCGGCATGA